The following is a genomic window from Mycobacterium parmense.
GTGCACGTCCTGCGGCCGCCACACGGCGCCGAGCCGCGCATCCTGGGGTGGGCGAGCTGGGTCACCTGGTTGGTGTTCGTCGTCGACTACGTCGTGCGCCTGGGACTGGCGACCGACCGGCGGCACTGGTTCGTCCACCACCTGTTCGACCTGCTCATCGTCGCGCTGCCGTTCATGGGCCCGTTGCGCCTGCTGCGGGTCGTCGTCGTGTTCTCGGCGCTGCAGAAGGCTGTCGGCGACGCCGTGCGGGGCCGCATCATGATCTATACGGTCGCGGCCGCCGCCCTGCTGATCTATGTGGCGTCGTTGGCCATCCTCGACGTGGAGCGCTCCTATCCGGGCGCCACCATCGACTCGTTCGGGAAGGCCTTGTGGTGGTCGATCACCACCGTGACCACCGTGGGCTACGGCGACCTGTATCCGGTCACCGTCACCGGGCGGGTGATCGCCGCGCTGCTGATGATCGGTGGCATCAGTCTGATCGGTGTGGTCACCGGATCGCTGGCCTCCTGGATCGTGCAGCGGGTGTCGGAGGCCGACACCGCGAACCAGCAGGCCACGGCCCTGACGATCGAGCAGTTGCGCAGCGAGCTCCGGGCGCTGGCCGAACAGCTCTCGGCGACACCGCCCGGCCCGCAGCACCGTCCGGTCATCGACGCCGAACGGGTTGTCGACGGGCGGTCGGCAACCGGAGCCCGCCGCTGAAAAGGCGGCAGGCCGAACGCCGCAACGAGCCGGTCCAGCAAACGCAACGATCCGCGACATGCCGCCCCGGAAGCCGCCGAGAGAGGCATTTGCCGAACGGGGACGCGGGCGGCCGCTTGTCCCCGGGCCGGCGCGGGTAGCTCTACCGCCGAATGCGACCACAAGACCGCCGACCGGGAGGTGGCGACATGGCTACGGGCGAAACCGCTTTCGTCGGCGTGACCTTCGGCCTCATTTCCCTTCAGCACCATTCGCGCAAGGCCGGGCGCGACTACGGCCGGTATCTGCGGGACGCGTAAACGCCCGGCCGGACAAGGTCACATCCGTGTTCGAGCAAGTCACGGCCGGGATTGCGGGTGCGAACTTCGCTGTCACGAATTGTCGCGCCAGTTGCAGGGTTCGACCGCGGGCGGGGCTCGCCAGCAGGTCAATCCGCCGATTGGCACCCGGGGCCGGTGATGTATTACCCTCACCGTCGCACCGATACCACCTGCAGCGGCCGAAAGGCCACGACCGTATGTGGAATTGGCGACGGTCTGGCATCGTTATGCGGTTCACGGCATGTGTATCCGCCACGCTACAGAAGTGCGGCGTTACGGTGTGGTCCGCGGTTGCTGGTGCTCACGGGAGCGCTGTCGTGAACCTCACATGGCGGCAAACTCGGATGCGCCCAGCGACGCTCCCGTTTAAAGTTTTGTCCGGTAAGGATAGTTGTCCTTTGTGAGCACACGGAGCGACATGTGAACACAGAGCATTTCGACTTCGTCATCGTCGGGGCGGGTTTCGGCGGCATTGGCGCCGCCATCCAGCTCAAGCGCCTCGGCTACGACAAGATCGCCATCTTGGACCGCGAGGACGACCTCGGCGGCACGTGGCACGTCAACCACTACCCCGGCGTGGCCGTCGACATCCCGTCGACCACCTACTCCTACTGGTTCGAGCCCAACCCGAAGTGGTCGCGCATGTTCGCGCCGGGCGCCGAGCTCAAGCGCTACGCCACCGACGTCGCCGACAAGTACGACGTGCGCCGCTACATGCGGTTCAACACCACCGTCGAGGGCGCTCAGTGGGACGAGGACGCCGAGGCGTGGCGGGTCGGTCTGGCCGGCGGCGAGACCCTGACGACCCGCTTTCTGATCACCTCGACCGGGTTCTTGTCCCAGCCGCGCAATCCCGACATCCCGGGTCTGGCGAGCTTCGCCGGCAAGGTGGTGCACACCACCGCGTGGGACCACGACTTCGACTACCAGGGCCGCCGCATCGGAGTGATCGGCACCGGGGCCTCGGCGGTGCAGGTGATCCCCGAGATGGCCAAGGTGGCCTCCGACCTGACCGTCTTCCAGCGCACCGCGACCTACGTGCTGCCCAAGCCCGACTTCGCGATCTCGCCGGCGGTGCAGCGCGCGTTCGCGCGCCGGCCCTGGCTGCAACGGCTGGTCCGCTGGGTGACCGATATCGTGTTCGAGCTGGTCATGGTGATCGGCGTGCTGCACTACGGGCAGTTCAAGCGAGGCAACATCGCGGCCTCCGATCTGGCCAAGATCAACAGGTTCAGGACCATCCGCGACAAGGAACTGCGCGCCAAGTTCACCCCCGACTACGACATCGGCTGCAAGCGGCCGACCTGGTCCAACGACTACTACCGCGCCTTCACCAAGTCGCACGTGCACCTCGAGACCGAAACGATCGAGCGCATCGAGGCCGACGGCGTCGTGACGGCGGACGGGCGCAAGATCCCCATCGACACGCTGGTGCTCGCGACCGGTTTCGACCTGTGGGAAGCCAACTTCCCGGCCATCGAGGTGATCGGCCGCAAGGGCCGCAACCTGGGCAAGTGGTGGCGGGAGAACAGGTTTCAGACCTACCAGGGCATCGCGATCCCCTACTTCCCGAACTACCTCAGCCTGGCCAGCCCGTTCGCGTTCTCCGGGCTGTCCTTCTTCCACACCATCGAGTACCAGATGCGCCACATGAACCGGCTGTTCGGGGAGCTGAAACGCAAGGGCGCGACGACGTTCGAGGTGAAGGAAGAAGCCAGCATGCGGTTCTTCGAACGGATGAACCAGCGGCTGGACAACTCGGTGTTCTACACAGGCGACTGCGCGACGTCGCGGTCGTACTACTTTGCTCCCAGCGGTGAGGCGTCGCTGCTGCGGCCGACCTCCACGCTGAACTCGGTGCGCGAGGGCGCGAACTTCCCGCTCTCCGACTACACGTTCGCCTAGACCAGCTGGAACACCGCCGTCACCACGACGAGCGTCAGCACGGCCGAGCCGATGACGTGGATGGAGACGCGGGGGGCCGGCTGCTCGACGGTCGGCTGTTGCCGCAGCGTCCGCTGGCGCCGCACGGCGATCAAGAACGTGCCCAACGCGATCGCACCGGCCAGCGCGGCGGGGACCAGGTGCACCGGCCCGGCCGAGCCGTGCAGATCCCTGATCATCAGCAGGGCGCCGTTGCCCAGGAACGCGAACGACGTCCGCGTCCAGGCCAGCGTCGTGCGCTCCGCCTGACTCCCACGCTCGGCCGGCCCGCCCGTCGTCGCCCGGCTCAACCCAGCACCGCCTTGGCGATAACCAGCCCCAGCGCGACGATCGCCACCAGCGTCAGGCCCACCGCGAGGTAGGTCGGCGACGGATGGCGGGGCAGGGGACCGCCGCGGCGCATGGCGCGGTCGGCCTGATGCCAACGCAGCGAACCCATTCCGCTGGTCAGGATCGCCAGCACCGCGAGGCCCACGCCGAGGACGCGGCGCGCGCCGGGGATCGTCAGCTCGGGCACCAGCTGCACCAGGGCCACCGCCGCGGCGAGCAGTCCCAGCGCGGTGCGCTGCCACGCCAGGAAGGTCCGCTCGTTGGCCATGGTGAGCCGGTAGTCGGGCTCATGCTCTTCTGCAGGTACCGCGGCGGTGTTGTCGGCCACGACGCACATCGTAGATTCAGGCACGTGGTCAAGGCGCTGGTGTTCGACGTGCAGGGGACGGCGACGGACTTCCATTCGACCGTGTGCGACGAGGCGCGGCGCGTCGACGCCGGGCGTCACCCGTCGGTCGACTGGGCCGAGGTGGTGCGCCGCTGGCGCGGAGGCTACTTCGCGGCGCTCGAGGACGCGCAGCGGCGCGCTCGAGGCTGGGTCTCGGTGCACTCGGTCTACCGCGCCGCGCTGGACACGGTGCTCGACGAGCGCGGCATCGGATTGTCGGCCGCCGAACGCGACGAACTCACGCTGGCCTGGCGGCGGCTGCGGCCGTGGCCGGACGCGGTGCCCGGGCTGACGCGGCTGAAAACCCGGTACACGCTGGCGACGCTGTCGAACGCCGACGTGTCGGCGGTGATCGCCGTCTCCAAGGGGGCGGGGCTGCCCTGGGACGCCGTGTTCGCCGCCGAGATGGCCGGGGTGTTCAAGCCCGACCCGCGCAGCTACGCGATGGTCGCCACCTACCTGGGTCTCGAACCCGTCGAGATCATGATGGTGGCCAGCCACAAGTACGACATCCGCGCCGCCGGCCGGCTCGGGTTTCGCACCGCGTTCGTGGCGCGCCCGATGGAATTCGGGGCCGGCGGCGACGCCGACGTGACCTACTCGACCGAGTTCGACCTCAACGCGTCGGACTTCCTCGACCTCGCCGACCAGCTGGGCTGCTAGCGGCGCGACCGCGCACCGGTCACGCCCGAACCAGCGCCGGGTCGGGCTTCTCCGACGACATCGACAGCAGGCCGCGCACGCAGCGCGCGGCCAGCAACCAGTTAGCTGGCCTCTTCATGTCCAGGCCGCCCAACAGCTGCCTGACCATGGTCAGCGTGTCGAAGTAAATGCGTTCGCACATAAGGGTTTCGGTGTCGTCAAAGACGAAGTAGGCGGTCATGCGGACCCGGAAGCGGCTGCCCGTCGGCGGCACCTTGCCCAGGTAGCCGCGGTGGGTGCCCATCAGCCAGAACTCGACGATCACCGCGTCGGCGCTGTGCCGCAGCGCGATGATCTGGTGGTCCTGGTCGGGAAACGCGGTGCGCGTGTAGGCGTAGTAGCCGCGCACCGCCGCGTCGCCGTCGTGGACGACCATCTGCGGGATCAGCTCGTAGCGCGGGTGCGGGAACGTCGACAGCACGTCGTCCCACGCGTGGCGGACCTCGTCGTGGAAGTGGTCGAGCACGATCTTCTCGCGGGCGGCCAGCGCGTCGGGGGAGGGGAACGCGGGAATGGTCACGTTGGTACGCCTTCCGTGAACGAGTAGGGGTGACGGGTGCGCGCCGAATCCGCCGGCGCATGCGCCTCAGCGCGGGGGCGTCCAGGCGACCGGCAGGCTCTTGATCCCGTGAATGAACTGCGACAGCAGGCGGGCGGGTTCGGCCGTCGCGACGAGATCGGGCACGCAGCGCCGCAATTCGTCGAAGGCGACCCGGATCTCGCGGCGGGCCAGGTTGGCGCCCAGGCAGAAGTGGGCGCCACCACCGCCGAACCCCAGATGCGGGTTGGGGCTGCGCGCCACGTCGAAAGCCCAGGGGTTGTCGAACTTCGACTCGTCGCGGTTGGCCGAGGTGTACCACAGCGCGGCCTTGTCCCCGGCGGCCATCGCGGTGCCGTTGAGCTCGAAGTCGCGGGTCAGGGTGCGGCGCATGTAGATCACCGGGGAGGCCCACCGCACGATCTCCTCGACCGCGGTGGGCGCCAGGCCGTCGAAATCGGACCACCACTTGTCGCGCTCGGCGGGGTAGCGGGACAGGGCCAGCACCCCGTGGCTGATCGCGTTGCGCGTGGTCTCGTTGCCCGCCACCACCAGCAGGATGAAGAAGGACGCGATCTCCGACGACGACAGCCGGTCGCCGTCGACCTCGGCCTCCACCAGGCTGGTGGTCAGGTCGTCGTGGTGATGGACGCGGCGGTCGTCGGCCAGCGCCGTCGCGTAGGCGCCGATGTCCATCGACACCTTGAGGAACTCGTCGAAGTCGGTGGACAGGTCGGGGTCGCCGAAGCCGAGAATCACGTTGGTCCAGTGGAAGATCCGCTGGTGGTCCTGCTCGGGGATGCCCATCATGTCGCAGATGACCTGCAGCGGCAGCGGCCCGGCGAGTTCGCTGACCAGATCGGCCGCACCGTCGGGGTGATTGGCGATCAGCGAGGTGACGAGCCGGTGGGCGCGCTCGCGCACCGACGATTCGATGCGCGCCACCACCTTCGGGGTGAACGCCCGGCTGACGATGGAGCGCAGCCGCTGGTGCCGCGGGTCGTCGAGCACGATCATCGAGCCGAAGTACTCGGAGATCTCCGGGTTGTTGTCGCTGATCGTGATGTTGGGGCTGGAGCTGAAGATCTCCGGGTGGCGGCTGGCGAAGTGGACGTCGTCGTGTCTGGTCAGCGCCCAGTACCCGGTGCCCGGGTCGAAGCCCTCGTACTCGATCGCGGGCCAGAACGAGATCGGCGCCTCGCGGCGCAACGTGGCGAAGGTGCCGTCGCGCACGTCGTCGTCGAGCGCCCAGAAGTCGAGGGATTCGAGGTGGATGTCGGCGAGCGGGATCTCGGGCGGGGGTGTCCCGTTGATGCGCGCGGGCTGCGTGGGAGTCGCCATGTCGGATCAGTGCGTGCAGACGGTCCTGCCGCCGGCGGCCTGCGCGTCGCTGACGACGTTGCCGTCGACCAGGATCCGGCAGCGCAGCGCGCCGGCCCCCTGGGCGCTGAGGGTGAACACCTCGCCCCCGAAGCCGGTGAACTGCGTCGACCACGGCAGCGGCGCGTTGACGACGTGCAGCTGGCCCGCGTCGGTCTCATACGAGATGTACTGGGCGACTCCGGGACCGCTCACCTCGTAGCGGACCTCGGGCATCTGGGGCATCGCGTGCGCCGCGCCACACGCGTTCGCAAAGCCGACACCGACGGCGAGCGCAACCGCGGGCCCGCGGAGATGAGTGGTCATGGTTTGTCATCGTGTCACCACAGGCGACGCGACGGAACCCGTTTCGCCGTTGTGCACCCCGCCCTTAGTGTGGAGCGGGGGCCGATCGGAAGGTGAACATGACGCAGAACGGCTCGAAGCGTGTGGTGGTCTGGGGCACGGGGTTCGTCGGCAAGATGGTGATCGCCGAGATCGTGAAACATCCGTTGTTCGAGCTGGCGGGCGTCGGTGTCAGCAACCCCGACAAGGTGGGGCGCGACGTCGGCGACATCTGCGGGCTGCCCGAGCCCACCGGCGTGCTCGCGACCGACGACGTCGACGCGCTGATCGCACTGAAGCCCGACGCACTGGTGCACTACGGGCCGACCGCGATGCACGCCAAGGACAACATCGCGCTGATCACCCGCTTCCTGCGGGCCGGCATCGACGTGTGCTCCACGGCGATGACCCCGTGGGTGTGGCCGACGATGCATCTGAACCCGCCGAACTGGATCGCGCCCATCACCGAGGCCTGCGAGCTGGGCGAGTCGTCGTGTTTCACCACCGGCATCGACCCCGGCTTCGCCAACGACCTGTTTCCCATGACGCTGATGGGGCTGTGCTCGGAGGTGCGCCGGGTGCGCGCCTCGGAGCTGCTGGACTACACCAACTACGAAGGCGACTACGAAGTCGAGATGGGCATCGGCCGTGAGCCCGAGTTCACGCCGATGCTGCAGGACCGCGACATGCTGATCTTCGGCTGGGGCGCCACCGTCCCGATGATCGCCCACGCCGCCGGCATCATGCTCGACGAGATCACCACCACCTGGGACAAGTGGGTGACCCCCACCGAGCGCAACTCCGCGCGGGGGGTCATCAAGCCGGGACACGTCGCCGCCGTACGATTCACCATCAACGGAATCTACAAGGGCGAGAACAGGATTCAGCTCGAACACGTCAACCGCATCGGCCGCGACGCGGCCCCGGACTGGCCGTCCGGCCACGACGACGACGTCTACCGGGTGGACATCGAGGGCACGCCGAGCATCTTCCAGGAGACCGCGTTCCGGTTCACCGACGGCTCGGGTCGCGACGCCGCCGCCGCCGGGTGCCTTTCGACGGGACTGCGGGCCCTCAACGCCGTCCCCGCCGTCAACGACCTGCCGCCGGGCTGGGTCACCCCGCTCGACCTCCCGCTGATCGCCGGTGCCGGCAACATCCGCTGACCCCCGAACCACAGCGCACGCACAGCGACGGCTGACGCTTGCCATAGGTTTGCGCAGCACAATGACGGCTACGCGGGACGCGGGCGCGTGATGCTGAGGACGGGGATGGGGCACATGATGGACGGAGCGGGGCCCGCGCTGGGTCTGTCGATCGGCTCGACCAACCTGGCGGCGGTCACCGCCGACGAGGCCATCACCCGAAAGCCGGTCCTGACGCTGTACCGGCACCGCGCCCCCGAGATCGGCATCCCGGCCGAAAACCCCAACCTCGACGAGCCGGGCCTGGTGATCACCGACTTCGTGGGCCGCGCCGGGGGCTCGCACGGCGTCGTCACTGCCGACGGCTCGGTGCGGCGCAGCGAGGCGCTGGTCGCCGACGCGCTGCGCGCGCTGGCCTACGCCGCCACCGGCGGGGTGGCGCTGCCGGGCCGCGTCGCGGTGACCTATCCCGCTCACTGGAAGTCGAAGGCGGTCGACGCGCTGGGCGCCGCCCTGAGCCAGGTGTCCGAGTGGTCGACGCGGGGGCGGCCGCTGACGCTGATCCCCGACGCCGCCGCGGCCCTGTTCGCCGTGCGCGCCGACCCCGCCATACCCGTGCGCGGAACCGTGGCGGTGTGTGATTTCGGCGGCGGCGGCAGCAGTATCACGTTCATGGACGCCGCCGGCGAATACCATGCGATGGCCCCGACCGTGCGGCACCAGGACTTCTGCGGGGACGCCGTCGACCAACTGCTGCTGACCGCCGCGATGGGCGAGATCGCGAGCACCAGCGCGCTGCGGGCGGTCGGCTCGCTGCGCCGGTTGCGGGCGGGTTGCCGGGTCGCCAAGGAACAGCTGTCCGTCGGCACGGTGGCGACGCTCTCCGGCGAGCCGGGGGCGCGCGGCGAGGTCCGGATCACCCGCGACCAACTCGACGACGCGATCCGGGCCCCGCTCAACAAGTTCGTCGCCGTGATGGACCAGGCATTGGCGCGCAACGGCATTCGCGACCTGGCGGCCGTGGTCGCGGTGGGCGGCGGGGCGAACATGCCCGCGGTCACCACCATGCTCTCGCGGCACTTCCAGGTCCCTGTCGTCACTACACCGCGCCCGCACCTGACCGCGGCGATCGGCGCCGCGCGGCGTGCGGCCGGCGACGCGTCGGATGCGGGAGTGACCGCCGCCGCGATGGCGGCACCGGTGACCGCGGCCGCGGCCCCGGCGACCGCGACGGCGGCGGGCATCACGGAGGCGCGGCCGCCCGCGCCCGACACCGTCCAAGCGGCCCCCACCGGTCAGCAGGCCGGGCCGGTGGCCGCGCTGGCCTGGTCGGCCGCCGAGGACGCACGGTTCAGGTCCGCCGACACGCGCCGCCACCCGGTGGTCGCCGCGAATCCGGACGCGGCAGGGGAGGCGGTGCCGGAGTCGGAGCCGGAGCAAACCGTGACGCCGAAGCGCCGTTGGTACCGGCTGCCGGCGGTCGCGATCGTGCCCGCGGTGCTGGCCGTGCTGTTCGTGGGCATCGCCGCGGCGATCGGCCTGAGTCCCGACGACACGCCGGCGGCGCCGCACCCGAGCACGACCCCCACCGCACCGGCAGGCGGGCCCGCGGCCGAGCCCCCGAGCCCTACGCCGGAGGCGCCGCCCGCCACCACCAATCCGCCCGCCACCACCGAAGCGCCGAGCACCAGCACCCCGTCTGCGACGCCGCAGGCGGCCCCGCCCGCCGCGCACCGAGCGCCGCTTACTCCGCGGATTCCACCGGCGAACGAGCTACCGCCGATTCCCGGGATCAACGAGCCCGTCCCCGGGATGGACCGTGTCAACCAGATCCTGCAGGACATCGAGAGCGGGAACGGCCTCGGCGATATCAGCCAGTTGATCCCACGCTCGTTCGGGCACTGAGCCCTAGCGCTTCTCGCCCTTGTTGTCCTCGCCCGCGGCCTTGGCGAGTTCCCGGTTCAGGGCCTTGTCCTTCTCGATCTGGTCCTTGATCTTCTCGTCGTTCTTGGCCTCCTCGGCCTGGGACTTCATCTCGGAGTCGGCGCCGTCGGGAACTTCGTACTTGGGGTTCCCGTCCTCGTCCAGCCAGTCGTTGACCGCGGTGCCCGAGACCATGCCGCCGGAACCCGGCAACACGATGGTCGGCTTGTCCTCGTAGGCCGTCATCATCTCGGCGGCGACTTTCTTGTCGTCCTCGTCGGGCTCGGGCTTTTCCGTGGGCCGAGACTCCTCGTCGGCAGCGGCCTCGTCCTGGTGGGCCGCGCGGTCGTCTTTTTCGTCCTGACCGGCGGCTTTTCCGACTTCGCCGGCGTCCTCGTGGTCCTGCACAGTCATGCGCGTACTCCCTTGCAGTCGCAGGTAGGTCGAGGCATACCCGCGGTCGCAATGTGTCGAAACTCTCACGAGGGAGATTGTTCGCGCTTGACCAGCATCACCAGGGCGAGCGGAATCCGGATCGGTTCCGGCGCGCTTGACAGCCGCGCCGCCACAGCCGCCTGCATGTGGTCGAGGAAGGGCGACGCCCGCGGGTCGCGGACCCCGCC
Proteins encoded in this region:
- a CDS encoding potassium channel family protein; translation: MVAIAYLVVYSVHVLRPPHGAEPRILGWASWVTWLVFVVDYVVRLGLATDRRHWFVHHLFDLLIVALPFMGPLRLLRVVVVFSALQKAVGDAVRGRIMIYTVAAAALLIYVASLAILDVERSYPGATIDSFGKALWWSITTVTTVGYGDLYPVTVTGRVIAALLMIGGISLIGVVTGSLASWIVQRVSEADTANQQATALTIEQLRSELRALAEQLSATPPGPQHRPVIDAERVVDGRSATGARR
- a CDS encoding haloacid dehalogenase type II; protein product: MLFCRYRGGVVGHDAHRRFRHVVKALVFDVQGTATDFHSTVCDEARRVDAGRHPSVDWAEVVRRWRGGYFAALEDAQRRARGWVSVHSVYRAALDTVLDERGIGLSAAERDELTLAWRRLRPWPDAVPGLTRLKTRYTLATLSNADVSAVIAVSKGAGLPWDAVFAAEMAGVFKPDPRSYAMVATYLGLEPVEIMMVASHKYDIRAAGRLGFRTAFVARPMEFGAGGDADVTYSTEFDLNASDFLDLADQLGC
- a CDS encoding YidH family protein, which translates into the protein MCVVADNTAAVPAEEHEPDYRLTMANERTFLAWQRTALGLLAAAVALVQLVPELTIPGARRVLGVGLAVLAILTSGMGSLRWHQADRAMRRGGPLPRHPSPTYLAVGLTLVAIVALGLVIAKAVLG
- a CDS encoding MmpS family transport accessory protein, which translates into the protein MTTHLRGPAVALAVGVGFANACGAAHAMPQMPEVRYEVSGPGVAQYISYETDAGQLHVVNAPLPWSTQFTGFGGEVFTLSAQGAGALRCRILVDGNVVSDAQAAGGRTVCTH
- a CDS encoding DUF202 domain-containing protein, yielding MSRATTGGPAERGSQAERTTLAWTRTSFAFLGNGALLMIRDLHGSAGPVHLVPAALAGAIALGTFLIAVRRQRTLRQQPTVEQPAPRVSIHVIGSAVLTLVVVTAVFQLV
- a CDS encoding ester cyclase, producing MTIPAFPSPDALAAREKIVLDHFHDEVRHAWDDVLSTFPHPRYELIPQMVVHDGDAAVRGYYAYTRTAFPDQDHQIIALRHSADAVIVEFWLMGTHRGYLGKVPPTGSRFRVRMTAYFVFDDTETLMCERIYFDTLTMVRQLLGGLDMKRPANWLLAARCVRGLLSMSSEKPDPALVRA
- a CDS encoding cytochrome P450, producing MATPTQPARINGTPPPEIPLADIHLESLDFWALDDDVRDGTFATLRREAPISFWPAIEYEGFDPGTGYWALTRHDDVHFASRHPEIFSSSPNITISDNNPEISEYFGSMIVLDDPRHQRLRSIVSRAFTPKVVARIESSVRERAHRLVTSLIANHPDGAADLVSELAGPLPLQVICDMMGIPEQDHQRIFHWTNVILGFGDPDLSTDFDEFLKVSMDIGAYATALADDRRVHHHDDLTTSLVEAEVDGDRLSSSEIASFFILLVVAGNETTRNAISHGVLALSRYPAERDKWWSDFDGLAPTAVEEIVRWASPVIYMRRTLTRDFELNGTAMAAGDKAALWYTSANRDESKFDNPWAFDVARSPNPHLGFGGGGAHFCLGANLARREIRVAFDELRRCVPDLVATAEPARLLSQFIHGIKSLPVAWTPPR
- a CDS encoding NAD(P)H-dependent amine dehydrogenase family protein, encoding MTQNGSKRVVVWGTGFVGKMVIAEIVKHPLFELAGVGVSNPDKVGRDVGDICGLPEPTGVLATDDVDALIALKPDALVHYGPTAMHAKDNIALITRFLRAGIDVCSTAMTPWVWPTMHLNPPNWIAPITEACELGESSCFTTGIDPGFANDLFPMTLMGLCSEVRRVRASELLDYTNYEGDYEVEMGIGREPEFTPMLQDRDMLIFGWGATVPMIAHAAGIMLDEITTTWDKWVTPTERNSARGVIKPGHVAAVRFTINGIYKGENRIQLEHVNRIGRDAAPDWPSGHDDDVYRVDIEGTPSIFQETAFRFTDGSGRDAAAAGCLSTGLRALNAVPAVNDLPPGWVTPLDLPLIAGAGNIR
- a CDS encoding Hsp70 family protein, with amino-acid sequence MMDGAGPALGLSIGSTNLAAVTADEAITRKPVLTLYRHRAPEIGIPAENPNLDEPGLVITDFVGRAGGSHGVVTADGSVRRSEALVADALRALAYAATGGVALPGRVAVTYPAHWKSKAVDALGAALSQVSEWSTRGRPLTLIPDAAAALFAVRADPAIPVRGTVAVCDFGGGGSSITFMDAAGEYHAMAPTVRHQDFCGDAVDQLLLTAAMGEIASTSALRAVGSLRRLRAGCRVAKEQLSVGTVATLSGEPGARGEVRITRDQLDDAIRAPLNKFVAVMDQALARNGIRDLAAVVAVGGGANMPAVTTMLSRHFQVPVVTTPRPHLTAAIGAARRAAGDASDAGVTAAAMAAPVTAAAAPATATAAGITEARPPAPDTVQAAPTGQQAGPVAALAWSAAEDARFRSADTRRHPVVAANPDAAGEAVPESEPEQTVTPKRRWYRLPAVAIVPAVLAVLFVGIAAAIGLSPDDTPAAPHPSTTPTAPAGGPAAEPPSPTPEAPPATTNPPATTEAPSTSTPSATPQAAPPAAHRAPLTPRIPPANELPPIPGINEPVPGMDRVNQILQDIESGNGLGDISQLIPRSFGH
- a CDS encoding flavin-containing monooxygenase yields the protein MNTEHFDFVIVGAGFGGIGAAIQLKRLGYDKIAILDREDDLGGTWHVNHYPGVAVDIPSTTYSYWFEPNPKWSRMFAPGAELKRYATDVADKYDVRRYMRFNTTVEGAQWDEDAEAWRVGLAGGETLTTRFLITSTGFLSQPRNPDIPGLASFAGKVVHTTAWDHDFDYQGRRIGVIGTGASAVQVIPEMAKVASDLTVFQRTATYVLPKPDFAISPAVQRAFARRPWLQRLVRWVTDIVFELVMVIGVLHYGQFKRGNIAASDLAKINRFRTIRDKELRAKFTPDYDIGCKRPTWSNDYYRAFTKSHVHLETETIERIEADGVVTADGRKIPIDTLVLATGFDLWEANFPAIEVIGRKGRNLGKWWRENRFQTYQGIAIPYFPNYLSLASPFAFSGLSFFHTIEYQMRHMNRLFGELKRKGATTFEVKEEASMRFFERMNQRLDNSVFYTGDCATSRSYYFAPSGEASLLRPTSTLNSVREGANFPLSDYTFA